Below is a genomic region from Algiphilus sp..
GAGGTGGCGGTGGCGGACAGCGGGCCCGGGATCGCCGACGATGCCGCCGGGCATGTCGGGGAGCCGTTCTACACCACCAAGCAGGAAGGCCTCGGCCTCGGCCTGTCCATCTGCCACTCCATCGTCGCCGCCCATCAGGGCGCGCTGCGGTTCGAGATCAATGCACGCGGGGGCACCACCTTCCGTCTCACGCTCCCGACCGATTCCAGCGAAGGCACGCCATGAGCAACGAGACCGACCAGAGCACGGTGTTCATCGTCGACGACGAGGCACCGGTCGCCGACAGCATCGCGCTCCTGCTGCGATCGGTGGGCATCCGCTCGACCGTCCACAACGGTGCCACGGCCTTCCTCGAGGCCTACGATCCGGACAGCCCGGGCTGCCTGCTGCTCGATGTGCGCATGCCGCGGATGAGCGGCCTCGAGCTGCAGAAGGAGCTCAACCGGCGACGCTGCTTCCTGCCCATCATCTTCATCACCGGCCACGGCGACGTCCCGATGGCGGTGGAGGCGATGCGCGCCGGCGCCGTGGATTTCCTGCAGAAGCCGTTCAACGACGACGAGCTCATCCGCCGCGTGCAGCGGGCCCTCGACCAGGATCGCGAGACGCGGGCGCGGCTGGCGCAGCGCGAAGCCCTGCTGCAGCGCTACGAGCTGCTCACCCCGCGCGAGCGCGACATCACCTGGCGCCTGGTCGACGGTCAGGCGAACAAGGCCGCTGCCCTGGAGCTCGACATCAGCGAGCGCACCGTCGAGCAGCACCGGGCGCAGGTGATGCGCAAGATGGATGCGCGCTCCCTCGCCCAGCTGGTGCAGATGATGCTGGTGGTGCGCGAGGCCCTGCCCGCCGCCGAGTAGCGGCGGATGATCCGGCGTCCCGCTTGATCCAGATCAATGCGGCCGCGCCCCGATGGGAAGACCGTGATGCCGGCGCCGTGGTTGGCGGCGCGCAACCGATACGGAGAAAGCGTCATGGAACTCACGCACTGGAATCCCTTCCGCGAGCTCGATCAGCTCTTCGCCCGACAGAACCGCGCGCCGGCACGCACCTTCGCCGACGAGGCCTGGCTGCCGACGGTCGACATCAGCGAGACCGACAAGGCCTACACCATCACCGCCGAGCTGGCCGGCATGGATCGCAAGGACATCGAGGTCAATGTCGACAACGGCGTGCTCACCATCGCCGGCGAGCGCAAGCACGAGAAGAAGGACGAGGGCGAGAAGCATCATCGCGTCGAACGCTTCTACGGCCGCTTCGAGCGCAGCTTCAACCTGCCCGAGAACGTCGTGCAGGAGAAAGTCGCCGCTGAGTGCAGGGACGGCGTCCTGCGCGTCACCCTGCCGAAGACCGAGATCTCACACGCCGGGCCGAAGCGGATCGCGGTCGGCTGACGGTGTCCTCAGGCGCGGCCGGGAACGAGGACGGCCGCGCCCGACAGCCTGCCACTGCGCAGATCGTCGAGTGCCTGATTGGCATCCGCCAGCGCGTAAGTCCGGGTAGTCGTCCGTACCGGCACCAGCGGCGCCAGCGCCAGGAAGGCATCCGCGTCGGCACGCGTCAGATTCGCCACCGAGCAGATGCTGCGCTCCATCCACAGATCGGCGTACGGGAAGGACGGGATATCGCTCATGTGAATGCCCGCGCACACCACGCGTCCACCCGGAACCAGCGCGCGCAGTGCCAGCGGCACCAGCTCGCCGACCGGGGCGAAGATCAGCGCCGCATCGAGCGGTTCGGGCGGCGCCTCGTCGGAGCCCCCGGCCCACATCGCGCCGAGGCCGCGCGCGAAATGCTGCGTGGCACGATCGCCGGCCCGCGTGAAAGCGTGGACGTGGCGACCCTGGTGCACCGCGACCTGGGCAACGATGTGCGCAGCAGCGCCGAAGCCGTAGATGCCGAGGCGGTGCCCCTCGCCCGCCATCATCAGTGCGCGGTAGCCGATCAGGCCGGCGCAGAGCAACGGCGCGGCGGCGACGTCGTCGTATGCATCGGGCAGCGCAAAACAGAAGCGCTGGTCCGCCACGACGCGCTCGGCGTAACCGCCGTTGAGCTGATAGCCGGTGAAGCGCGCGTCCGGGCACAGGTTCTCGTGCCCACCGTGACAATAGTGGCACTCGCCGCAGGTCCAGCCGAGCCAGGGAATGCCGACCCGATCGCCGGGACGGAAGCGGTCGACATCCGGTCCGACCGCCGCCACCCGGCCGACGATCTCGTGTCCGGGAATGATCGGCAGTACCGGATCGGGCAGCTCACCGTCCGCGACGTGGAGATCGGTGCGACAGACCGCGCAGGCGTGGACCTGCACCAGAACCTGCTGTCTGCCCGGTTCCGGATCCGGCAGATCCCGGAGCGTGAGCGGCGTGCCCGGCCGCTCGAGAACCATAGCCTGCATGGCGCTTCCCGAAGATGTCGTCGGCCTTCGTTGTAGCCGGCGCCGACCGCGCTTGGCAAGCGCACTACGTAGTTTCCACATCGGGCCTTCGGGAATACCGGATAGTGGCCGTGCCACCGGTGAGCGAACCTGACGCCGTCTTCAGGGAGAACCGCCATGTCCGCAACGAGCACCGACCCGAGCCTTCGTTCCACCGCATGCGCCACCGCCGGCCGCGGCGGATCGCCCGACTGCCACTTCTGCCCGGTGCACGCGCGCTGCCTGGTACGGGGCGCGGACAGCGACACGCTCGCAGACTGGCGGAACATGATGCTGCCGGGACGCACGCTCCGCGCGCCGGGTACCGCCCTGTTCGAGGCCGGTGATGCCGCCGACACGCTCTACTTCGTGCGTTCCGGCTGCATCAAGACCTGCACCATCGACCGCGACGGTTCCGAGCGCGTGCGCGCGCTATATCTGCCCGGCGACATCATCGGCATCGATACGCTCGATACCGCCCACCACCGGGTGAGCGCCGTGGCGGTGACGCCGTCGCAGGTATGCGCGCTGCCCAGCCATGGCGTGCTGGCCATGATGGAGCGCACGCCCCTGCTCATGCGCCGGCTCACGCGCCGCATGAGCCACGCCCTGGCCGAGGCGCAGGCGCTCGCCGGCGAGAACACCGCCGACGAGCGCGTGGCCGCCTTCCTGCTCCACATGCAGGCGCGGCTGCCGGCCGCCCCCTCGGGTGCCATCCAGCTGCCGATGACCCGGCGCGACATCGCCAACTACCTGCGCCTGGCGACGGAGACGGTGTCGCGCGTCATCACGCGCTTCGCCGCACGGGGCCTCATCCGGACCGACCGGCAGCGCATCCTCATCGACGACAAGGCCGCGCTCGCCGAGCTGGCCGCCGCGGTGGCCCTGCCGTCCCCGGTGGACGAGGACGCATTCGCCCGTCGCGCCGCATAGCCCGATGCCCGCGGCACTTGCTACCGACCGGCGCTGCAGGCAGGCTCCGGAAAGGCCGCGATCGGGGCCGGATGCCGCCGGGGGAGCGCCACCAGCAATGCCCGTTGACGCCTATCGCGAGAAGCGCCGCATCACCATCGTGGCGGCGGCGGTCAACGCCGTGCTGGCGGTGGTGAAGATCGTCGGCGGTGTCGTCGGGCAGTCCCAGGCACTGGTGGTCGACGGCGTGCACTCCCTTTCCGACCTCGCCAGCGACGGGCTGATCCTCGGCGCCGCGCGCATCGGCGCCCGCGGTCCCGACAGCAATCACCCCTTCGGCCACGCGCGTTTCGAGACCGCGGCGACGCTGGCGCTGGCCGCCATCCTGCTGCTGGTCGCCGGGGGCTTCGCCTACGACGCGGTCCTGCGGCTGCTGCTCGCCGATCAGCACGGCGATCCGGGCTGGCTGGCGCTGGCGGTGGCCGTGCTCTCGGTCGTCGCCAACGAGGGCGTCTACCAGGGCACCGCGCGCGTCGCAGTGCGCGCCGAGTCGGAGATGCTGCGCGCCAACGCCTGGCATCACCGGAGCGACGCGCTCTCCTCGCTGGTGGTGATCTTCGGGGTTCTCGGCGCCATGGCGGGCCTGCCCTGGCTCGACGGCGTGGCGGCACTGGTGGTGGCCCTGATGATCGGCGCGATCGGATGGCGCCTGGGATGGGAGGCCGGGCGCGAGCTGGTCGATACCGGGCTCGATGCCGACGGTCTCGCGGGCATCCGCGCATCGGCGCTGCGCGTCAACGGCGTCCTGGGAATCTCCGATCTGCGGACCCGCCGGATGGGACCGCGCACGCTGGTGACGATCCGCGTGCGGATCGATCCGGCGATCACCGCCGGCGAGGCCCACGCCATATGCGTTGCGGTGCGGCACGGTCTCCGGGCGGACATCGACAGCGTCGGCGAGGTGTTCGTGGGCATCGACGCCGGACGGGAGGCAGTTCCCGGCGACCCGCAGTGACCGCCTCCGGGGCGGATGGCGCCACGACCGGCGGCCCGGTGGTCTTCTCGGTACGCGATGTCACCAAGGTCTACACCATGGGTGAGGTCGAGATCCGCGCGCTGCGCGGCGTCGATCTCGACCTGCACGCCGGCGAGCTGGTGGTCATGCTGGGCGCGTCCGGTTCCGGCAAATCCACCCTGCTCAACATTCTCGGCGGCCTCGACAACGCCAGTGCCGGTTCGGTGCGCTACGGCGACACCGATCTGGCGACGGCCTCCGAGCGGGCGCTGACGGCCTTCCGGCGTGACCACGTCGGCTTCGTGTTCCAGTTCTACAACCTCATTCCCAGCCTGACGGCGCGCGAGAACGTGGCCATCGTCACCGACATCGCGCGCGATCCGATGCGGCCCGAGGACGCGCTGACCATGGTGGGACTGGAAGCGCGCATGGACCACTTCCCTTCCCAGATGTCCGGCGGCGAGCAGCAGCGCGTCGCCATCGCGCGCGCCATTGCCAAGCGCCCGACCCTGCTGATGTGCGACGAACCCACCGGCGCGCTCGACTCGAAGACCGGGATCCGCGTTCTCCAGGCAATCGCCGGCATCAACCGCGAACTGGGCACGACCACGGTGATCATTACGCACAACATGGTCATCGGCGAGATGGCGGATCGCGTCATCCGGCTCAGCGACGGCCGCGTCGCGGACGTGCAGGTCAACGCGAACCGGGTCACGCCCGAGCAGCTGCACTGGTGATGCACGCCCTCCACCGCAAGCTCCTGCGCGATCTCGCCGCGCTGCGCGGCCAGGCGGCGGCCATCGCGGTGGTCATCGCCGGCGGCGTGATGACGCTGATCATCGCGGTCACCACCCTCGACACCATCGCGGAGAGCCGGGACCGCTTCTACCGGGAGAACGACTTCGCGGAGGTGTTCGCGACGCTCAAGCGGGCGCCCGAGGGGGTGGCGGACCGCATCAATGCCATTCCCGGGGTGAACCTGGTCGAGACACGCGTGACCGCTGCGGTCCGGATCGAGGTCCCGGGGTTCGGCGACCCGGTGCGCGGTCAGCTGATCTCGCTGCCGGACGGCCGCCAGCCGCGAGTCAATCGCCTGCATCTGCGCGAGGGCACTCTGCCGCTCCCGCTGAGCCGGGACGGTGCCGTGATCAGCGAGCCCTTCGCCGAAGCGCACGATCTGCACGCCGGCGACCGGCTGGCGGCCATCATCAACGGTCGCCTCGAAACGCTCACCGTCAGTGGAGTGGCCCTGTCCCCGGAGTGGATCTACCAGATCGGCCCGGCCGATCTCATGCCCGACTACGAGCGATTCGCGGTGCTCTGGATGAACCGGCGGGCGCTCGCCAACGCCCTCGACATGGACGGCGCCTTCAACGATGTCGCGCTGACGCTCCAGGCCGGTGCCTCCGCCGAGCCGGTGATCGATGCGCTCGACCGCATCCTGGAGCGCTACGGCGCGCTCGGCGCCCGGGACCGCGAGCAGCAGACCTCTCACCGTTTCCTGAGCGAGGAGCTGCGCCAGCTGCGCACCATGGCAGTGGCCCTGCCCGCGATCTTCCTGACCGTCTCCGCCTTCCTGCTCAACATGCTCGTCGGCCGGATCGTGCGCACCCAGCGCCAGCAGATCGCGCTGCTGAAGGCCTTCGGCTACCGCAATCACGAGCTGGCGCTGCACTACGGTCTGCTCACTGCAGCCATCGTCGCCATGGGTTCGGCGCTGGGCGTCGCCTTCGGCGCCTGGGCTGCCGATGCGCTGACCGGCGTCTATACCGAGTACTTCCGCTTCCCCGACATGCGTCTCCGGCTGCAGCCCTGGGTCGTGGCACTGGGCGTGAGCGTGGCCGCCGCCGCGGCCGCGCTGGGCAGTTTCCGGGCCGTGCGCTCGGCGGTGGTGCTGGCGCCGGCGGTGGCGATGCGCCCGCCCGCGCCGGAGCGATTCCGTCGCGGCCGCTTCGCCACCACGCGCCTGGCGGGCTGGCTCGACCAGTCGACCCGCATCATTCTCCGCAATCTCGCCCGGCACCGGGTCCAGGCCGGACTGTCGGTGACCGGCGTCGCCCTCTCGGCGGCGTTGATGCTGGTGGGCAGCTACCAGTTCGGGGCGGTCGATCACCTCATCGACGTCCAGTACCGGCTGGTGCAGAAGATGGACGTGGTGCTGAGCTTCACCGAGCCCACGCCCGCGCGCGCGGTCGGCGAGCTCCGCCACGAGCCGGGCGTGCTGCACGTGGAGCCCTTCCGGGCGGTTCCGGCGCGATTGCGCAGCGCCACGCGCGACTACCAGATCGCCGTGCAGGGCATGGACGCGCGGCCCCGGCTGCGCGGCCTCATCGACCGGCACGGCGCGACCATGGCGCTCCCCGCGGAGGGTCTGGTCATGACCGACCATCTCGCCGACTATCTGCGCGTGCAGCCCGGAGAGCGGCTGATCCTCGAAACACTGGAGGGGCGGCGCCGGACGATCCCGATCACGCTGGCCGCCACCGTGAGCGAACCGGTCGGCCTCGGTGCCTACATGGAGCGGCGGGCCCTGAACCGCGTGATGCGGGAGGGCCCGGCCATTTCCGGCGCCTGGCTGCTGATCGACGAATCGCGGCAGGACGCGCTCACCGCCAGCCTGTGGGAAATTCCGCGCATCGCCGGCATCGGCCTGGTGGCACAGGCCGAAGGCGAGATCCGCCGCTACATCGCGGACACCGTCCTGATCATGATGGGCGTGCTGCTGCTGCTGGCCGGCTCGATCACCTTCGCGGTGGTCTACAACAACGCGCGCATCGCATTCGCCGAACGCGGCCGCGAGCTCGCCACCCTGCGCGTGCTCGGCTTCACGCGCGGGGAAACCGCGTGGATCGTGATCGGCGAAGTGGCGCTGCTGACCCTGCTCGCCATCCCGCTGGGCTGGGTACTCGGGGCGATCCTGGCGTGGCTCCTGACCACGGCCATGAGCACCGAGCTGTTCCGCGTGCCCTTCATCATCTCCCGCCAGGCGCTCGCGTTCTCGGCGCTCGGCGTGGGACTCGCCTTTTCCATGTCCATTGCGCTGGTCGTGCAGCGGCTGCGCGCCATGGACATGCTCACCGCCCTGAAGACGGCTGAATGACGATGCGAAAGCGACGACACCTTCTGATCCTCATCGCGATCGTTCCGGCGATGGCGCTCCTCGCGGTCGCGTTCCGGCCCGCGCCGGTGGAGGTCGGCACGGCCACCGTCGTGCGCGCTCCCTTCGTCGAGAGCATCGAGGAGGAAGCACGGACCCTGCTGCGCAACCCCTGGGAGATCGCCGCACCGATCAGCGGCTACCTCCGGCGCATCGAACTGGAGGTCGGCGATCGGGTCGCTGCCGGCGACCGGCTGGCGCAGCTCGAGCCACTGCCCTCGCCGGCACTCGACAGCCGCGCGCGCGAGCAGGCACGCGACGCGGTCGCCGCTGCCGAGGCCCGTCTGGAAAGTGCCCGCGCCACCCTGGAGACGCGCGAAGCCGAGCGCGCCTTCGCGGAGTCGGAATACCGGCGCAACGCCGACCTTTTCCAGCGGGGCAGCGTGTCCGGCGCGGCGCTCGACCGAATGCGGACGCAGCAGGACGCAGCGCGTTCGGCCGTGCGCGCGGCGCGCGGCCATGTCGAGACCGCGCGCCACGAGCTGCTGGCGGCACGCGTCCTGGTCGATGTCGCCGATGGCGAGCACGCCTCCCCGGACCGGCCCACTGTCGATCTGCAGGCCCCGGTTGCGGGCGTGATCCTGCGACGCCACCGCGTCAGCGCCGGCCCGGTGAGTGCCGGTCAGGCGCTGCTGGAGCTGGGCGCGCTCGATCGGCTGGAGGTCCGCGCCGACCTGCTGTCCACCGACGCGGTGCGGGTCGCCCCGGGGATGCGCGTCGTCATCGATCACTGGGGCGGCGATGCCCCCCTGGAAGGCACGGTGAGCCGGGTCCAGCCTTCCGGCTTCACGCGCATCTCCGCACTGGGCGTCGAGGAGCAGCGCGTGCCGGTCTGGGTCGAGCTGCAATCGCCGCGGGCGCAATGGCAGCGGCTCGGCGACGGTTACCGTGTCGAGACACGCTTCATCCTCTGGGAAGGCGACGACGTGCTGCAGATTCCCACCAGCGCGCTGTTCCGCCAGGACGACGGATGGCGGGTCTTCGCCGTCGAGGATGGCCGCGCCCGCATGCGCACGGTGTCCACGGGCCGCCGCAGCGGGCTGCACACGCAGATCCTGGAAGGGTTGCGCGAAGGCGCCATGGTGATCACGCATCCCGGGGACCGGCTCTCCGAAGGAACCCGCGTGGCGGTCGCGAACGCGTCCTGACCCCGGCCGGCCCCACCGCCGCGATGTCATCGCACGCGCAGCGGTGCCCTCAGAGCGATTCCTCGCTGACTGTCCACTGCCCGTCGGCGTCGCACCGATAGCGCACCGGCTTGTGCACGCGGTGCCAGCCGGTGGCCCAGAAGCGGATGTAGTCGGGACGGATGCGGTACGCGCGCCAGGCGTCCGGGCGCGGCACGCGCTCCTCGCGGAAGCGGTGCTTCATCTCCCGGAGATTCTCGCGCGGCTTCGCCTCCGCGACCGCATCCCGCGTGCTCTCGGACACCCAGGCACCGAGCTGGTCGTCGCGCAGGCGCGAGCGCCAGTAGCGGTCGGACTCCGCCTCGTCCAGAACGTCCGCCTGCCCCTCCACGGTGACCTGTTCCTGCATCACCGGCCAGAAGAAGCAGAGCGCCACACGCGGGTTCTCGGCCATCTGGATGCCCTTGCCACTGTTGCGGCTGGCGAAGAAGACGAGACCGTCGTCCTCGGTATGGGCGATGAAGATGGTGCGGATGGAGACCCGTCCGTGCGCATCGGCGGTCGCCAGCGATGCACTGGTGATCTCCTTCTCGCCCTGGCTGAAGGCCTGGTCCATGAGCCCGCGCAGGCGCACCATCGCCTCGGCGAGCGGTCCTTCCGGGGGTGTGCTCTCCGCCATCCGCACCTCGTTCCAGCAACCGTTGCAGGCACCGTACCGCTATCCTCTGCGGCACGCATTGATCAGCGTCAGCCCGCAGCCACGATACCGCGGTCACACTCCCGGTATCGGCCCGGGGCGACGAGTCCGGCAGCGGTGCCACGGAAAGCCATTGCCTGATCGTGCGATCTACCGAGATCCCGTTTCGCCCGTGTCCCATCGCTTCTACCTCCAGGTCCGCTACAAGCTGTTCCTCTCACTGGGCTTCGCGGTGACCTGGTGCGGCGTGAGCACCTGGCTGGCGCTGCCCTGGATCGCGGACCTGACGGCACTCGTCGGCACTGCCGGCGCCTGGATCGCCGTCGCCGGCATCGCCCTGATCCCGGGGTTCGCCAACGCCTTCATGCTCGGCAGCATGCTGCTCGACCGGCGTCCGACACAATGGCGCGTCACCGACCCGCCGCCGCTCAGCGTGCTGATCGCCGCCTTCAACGAAGAGCGGCACATCGCGGAAACGCTGTGCTCGGTGATCGCGCAGCACTACCCGGCTGCGATCGAGATCATCGTCATCGACGACGGCTCCACCGATGCCACCGTCGCACGGACCGAGGCATGCGCGTCCGGCGATGCCCTTCCGCCGGCCATGACGCTGCGCGTGCTCCGCATGCCGCGGAACGGGGGCAAGGCCAATGCGCTGAACGCCGGCCTTGCCGAAGCCCGATTCGCACACGTCGTATCGCTCGATGCCGATACCTATCTGTATCGCGACGCGCTGCGCAACATCGCGCTGAACCACATCAACAGTCCGCCCAATACCGCCGCCACGGCCGGAACCATCCTGGTGCGGAATTCGCGCACCAACCTCGTCACCCGCATGCAGGAGTGGGACTACTTCCAGGGCATCGCCGTGGTGAAGCGCGTGCAGTCGCTCTACCAGGGCACGATGGTGGCGCAGGGGGCGTTCTCGATCTACGACAAGGCCCGCCTCGAGGAGATCGGCGGCTGGACGCAGACGGTCGGCGAGGACATCGTGCTGACCTGGGGATTGATCAGCCACGACTATCGGGTCGGCTACGCCGAGAACGCCTTCGCCTTCACCAACGTCCCGGAGACGCTCGGCGCCTACATCCGTCAGCGCAAGCGCTGGGCGCGCGGCCTGATGGAGGCATTCCGGCAATGGCCGGGCGTGCTGATCCGTCCGCGCCTCAACCTGCCCTTCATCTACCTCAACCTGCTGTTCCCCTATCTCGACCTGGTGTACTTCCTGGTCTTCCTGCCCGGCGTGATCGCGGCGGTGTTCTTCCAGTTCTACGCCGTGGTCGGGCTGCTGACGCTGCTGCTGATCCCGCTGGCGCTGTCCATCAGCCTGGTGATGCTGGCCAAGCAGCATCGCGTGTTCCGCACCGCCGGACTGCACGTCCGGCGCAATGTCATGGGGTTTCTAGGCTACGTGCTGGCCTATCAGATGATCCTCTCGCCCGCGAGCCTCGCCGGCTACTTCTCCGAATTTCTCAACTTCAGGAAGAGCTGGTGATCCACATGCGCCCGACCCTGCTGCTCGCGCTGGCACTGGTGGCGCCCGCCGCCGCCATGGAACCGGCGATGGAGCAATGGGTCAGCGA
It encodes:
- a CDS encoding ABC transporter permease; this translates as MHALHRKLLRDLAALRGQAAAIAVVIAGGVMTLIIAVTTLDTIAESRDRFYRENDFAEVFATLKRAPEGVADRINAIPGVNLVETRVTAAVRIEVPGFGDPVRGQLISLPDGRQPRVNRLHLREGTLPLPLSRDGAVISEPFAEAHDLHAGDRLAAIINGRLETLTVSGVALSPEWIYQIGPADLMPDYERFAVLWMNRRALANALDMDGAFNDVALTLQAGASAEPVIDALDRILERYGALGARDREQQTSHRFLSEELRQLRTMAVALPAIFLTVSAFLLNMLVGRIVRTQRQQIALLKAFGYRNHELALHYGLLTAAIVAMGSALGVAFGAWAADALTGVYTEYFRFPDMRLRLQPWVVALGVSVAAAAAALGSFRAVRSAVVLAPAVAMRPPAPERFRRGRFATTRLAGWLDQSTRIILRNLARHRVQAGLSVTGVALSAALMLVGSYQFGAVDHLIDVQYRLVQKMDVVLSFTEPTPARAVGELRHEPGVLHVEPFRAVPARLRSATRDYQIAVQGMDARPRLRGLIDRHGATMALPAEGLVMTDHLADYLRVQPGERLILETLEGRRRTIPITLAATVSEPVGLGAYMERRALNRVMREGPAISGAWLLIDESRQDALTASLWEIPRIAGIGLVAQAEGEIRRYIADTVLIMMGVLLLLAGSITFAVVYNNARIAFAERGRELATLRVLGFTRGETAWIVIGEVALLTLLAIPLGWVLGAILAWLLTTAMSTELFRVPFIISRQALAFSALGVGLAFSMSIALVVQRLRAMDMLTALKTAE
- a CDS encoding Crp/Fnr family transcriptional regulator → MSATSTDPSLRSTACATAGRGGSPDCHFCPVHARCLVRGADSDTLADWRNMMLPGRTLRAPGTALFEAGDAADTLYFVRSGCIKTCTIDRDGSERVRALYLPGDIIGIDTLDTAHHRVSAVAVTPSQVCALPSHGVLAMMERTPLLMRRLTRRMSHALAEAQALAGENTADERVAAFLLHMQARLPAAPSGAIQLPMTRRDIANYLRLATETVSRVITRFAARGLIRTDRQRILIDDKAALAELAAAVALPSPVDEDAFARRAA
- a CDS encoding HlyD family efflux transporter periplasmic adaptor subunit, coding for MTMRKRRHLLILIAIVPAMALLAVAFRPAPVEVGTATVVRAPFVESIEEEARTLLRNPWEIAAPISGYLRRIELEVGDRVAAGDRLAQLEPLPSPALDSRAREQARDAVAAAEARLESARATLETREAERAFAESEYRRNADLFQRGSVSGAALDRMRTQQDAARSAVRAARGHVETARHELLAARVLVDVADGEHASPDRPTVDLQAPVAGVILRRHRVSAGPVSAGQALLELGALDRLEVRADLLSTDAVRVAPGMRVVIDHWGGDAPLEGTVSRVQPSGFTRISALGVEEQRVPVWVELQSPRAQWQRLGDGYRVETRFILWEGDDVLQIPTSALFRQDDGWRVFAVEDGRARMRTVSTGRRSGLHTQILEGLREGAMVITHPGDRLSEGTRVAVANAS
- a CDS encoding ABC transporter ATP-binding protein; this encodes MGEVEIRALRGVDLDLHAGELVVMLGASGSGKSTLLNILGGLDNASAGSVRYGDTDLATASERALTAFRRDHVGFVFQFYNLIPSLTARENVAIVTDIARDPMRPEDALTMVGLEARMDHFPSQMSGGEQQRVAIARAIAKRPTLLMCDEPTGALDSKTGIRVLQAIAGINRELGTTTVIITHNMVIGEMADRVIRLSDGRVADVQVNANRVTPEQLHW
- a CDS encoding response regulator; the encoded protein is MSNETDQSTVFIVDDEAPVADSIALLLRSVGIRSTVHNGATAFLEAYDPDSPGCLLLDVRMPRMSGLELQKELNRRRCFLPIIFITGHGDVPMAVEAMRAGAVDFLQKPFNDDELIRRVQRALDQDRETRARLAQREALLQRYELLTPRERDITWRLVDGQANKAAALELDISERTVEQHRAQVMRKMDARSLAQLVQMMLVVREALPAAE
- a CDS encoding Hsp20/alpha crystallin family protein; translation: MELTHWNPFRELDQLFARQNRAPARTFADEAWLPTVDISETDKAYTITAELAGMDRKDIEVNVDNGVLTIAGERKHEKKDEGEKHHRVERFYGRFERSFNLPENVVQEKVAAECRDGVLRVTLPKTEISHAGPKRIAVG
- a CDS encoding glycosyltransferase, encoding MSHRFYLQVRYKLFLSLGFAVTWCGVSTWLALPWIADLTALVGTAGAWIAVAGIALIPGFANAFMLGSMLLDRRPTQWRVTDPPPLSVLIAAFNEERHIAETLCSVIAQHYPAAIEIIVIDDGSTDATVARTEACASGDALPPAMTLRVLRMPRNGGKANALNAGLAEARFAHVVSLDADTYLYRDALRNIALNHINSPPNTAATAGTILVRNSRTNLVTRMQEWDYFQGIAVVKRVQSLYQGTMVAQGAFSIYDKARLEEIGGWTQTVGEDIVLTWGLISHDYRVGYAENAFAFTNVPETLGAYIRQRKRWARGLMEAFRQWPGVLIRPRLNLPFIYLNLLFPYLDLVYFLVFLPGVIAAVFFQFYAVVGLLTLLLIPLALSISLVMLAKQHRVFRTAGLHVRRNVMGFLGYVLAYQMILSPASLAGYFSEFLNFRKSW
- a CDS encoding pyridoxal 5'-phosphate synthase codes for the protein MAESTPPEGPLAEAMVRLRGLMDQAFSQGEKEITSASLATADAHGRVSIRTIFIAHTEDDGLVFFASRNSGKGIQMAENPRVALCFFWPVMQEQVTVEGQADVLDEAESDRYWRSRLRDDQLGAWVSESTRDAVAEAKPRENLREMKHRFREERVPRPDAWRAYRIRPDYIRFWATGWHRVHKPVRYRCDADGQWTVSEESL
- a CDS encoding cation diffusion facilitator family transporter; translation: MPVDAYREKRRITIVAAAVNAVLAVVKIVGGVVGQSQALVVDGVHSLSDLASDGLILGAARIGARGPDSNHPFGHARFETAATLALAAILLLVAGGFAYDAVLRLLLADQHGDPGWLALAVAVLSVVANEGVYQGTARVAVRAESEMLRANAWHHRSDALSSLVVIFGVLGAMAGLPWLDGVAALVVALMIGAIGWRLGWEAGRELVDTGLDADGLAGIRASALRVNGVLGISDLRTRRMGPRTLVTIRVRIDPAITAGEAHAICVAVRHGLRADIDSVGEVFVGIDAGREAVPGDPQ
- a CDS encoding zinc-dependent alcohol dehydrogenase family protein — encoded protein: MQAMVLERPGTPLTLRDLPDPEPGRQQVLVQVHACAVCRTDLHVADGELPDPVLPIIPGHEIVGRVAAVGPDVDRFRPGDRVGIPWLGWTCGECHYCHGGHENLCPDARFTGYQLNGGYAERVVADQRFCFALPDAYDDVAAAPLLCAGLIGYRALMMAGEGHRLGIYGFGAAAHIVAQVAVHQGRHVHAFTRAGDRATQHFARGLGAMWAGGSDEAPPEPLDAALIFAPVGELVPLALRALVPGGRVVCAGIHMSDIPSFPYADLWMERSICSVANLTRADADAFLALAPLVPVRTTTRTYALADANQALDDLRSGRLSGAAVLVPGRA